Proteins found in one Coffea eugenioides isolate CCC68of chromosome 5, Ceug_1.0, whole genome shotgun sequence genomic segment:
- the LOC113769863 gene encoding geraniol synthase, chloroplastic-like yields MACTSNFSSLSKSWAVLDVPRGAPKATGLWLKRQFIFKTSRICMCMPTPTATQPIATPLIRDNESLLKYLRQPSVLPHEVDDSRKELLGRTRRQLRSTSEPLKAMNLIDTLQRLGLAYHFEDDMNAILSQLSSSGQSDGDLFATALRFRLLRHNGHKINIFQKFMDKNGKFKDSLKEDTMGLLSLYEASHLGANGEDILLEAMEFTEARLKQSLPSLPTQLAKKVSSALELPRHRRMARLEARRFIQEYSEEIGHDPNLLELAKLDYNKIQSLHQMELTEISRWWKQLGLVDKLTFARDRPLECFLWTVGILPEPKYSNCRIELAKTIAILLVIDDIFDTHGTIDELVLFTNAIRRWDLEAMEGLPEYMRICYMALYNTTNEICYKILKENGWSVLPYLKATWIDMIEGFMLEASWYNNGQVPNMEEYVENGVTTAGAYMAMVHLFFLIGQGVTEENVKLLMKPYPKLFSCSGRILRLWDDLGTAKEEQERGDLASSIQLFMRENNITCDEEGRKRILQLIDNLWKDLNWELVSRDAMPLAIIKAAFNMARSSQVVYQHEEESYFSSVDNYVESLFFTPIIN; encoded by the exons ATGGCTTGTACAAGTAACTTTTCCTCCCTATCAAAATCTTGGGCAGTTCTTGATGTCCCTCGTGGAGCTCCAAAGGCAACTGGTTTGTGGCTAAAAAGGCAATTTATCTTCAAAACCTCGCGCATTTGCATGTGCATGCCAACACCAACCGCGACGCAGCCCATTGCAACGCCGTTGATCAGAGATAATGAATCCCTACTCAAATATTTGCGCCAGCCTTCG GTGCTTCCACATGAAGTTGATGACAGCAGGAAAGAACTACTAGGAAGAACAAGAAGGCAATTGAGATCAACTTCAGAACCCTTAAAGGCCATGAATTTGATTGACACGCTGCAGCGACTGGGATTAGCATACCATTTTGAAGATGATATGAATGCTATATTATCCCAGTTATCTTCAAGTGGTCAATCTGATGGAGATCTCTTTGCTACTGCATTGCGTTTTAGATTGCTAAGGCATAATGGTCACAAAATAA ATATTTTCCAGAAGTTCATGGACAAGAATGGAAAATTCAAAGACTCCCTGAAAGAAGATACCATGGGGTTGTTGAGTTTGTATGAAGCCTCACACCTAGGTGCAAATGGAGAAGACATATTGCTGGAGGCCATGGAATTCACTGAAGCCCGCCTAAAACAGTCACTTCCAAGCTTACCAACCCAACTTGCTAAAAAGGTTTCTAGTGCCCTGGAACTACCAAGACATAGAAGGATGGCAAGGTTAGAAGCCAGAAGGTTTATTCAAGAATACAGTGAGGAAATTGGACACGACCCAAACCTTTTGGAACTAGCCAAATTGGACTACAACAAGATCCAATCTCTCCACCAAATGGAGTTAACTGAGATATCTAG GTGGTGGAAACAATTAGGCCTTGTTGACAAGCTGACCTTTGCTCGAGATAGACCACTGGAATGCTTTCTGTGGACTGTTGGAATACTTCCAGAGCCCAAGTATTCAAACTGCAGAATTGAGTTGGCCAAGACCATTGCCATTTTGTTGGTGATTGATGATATTTTTGACACGCATGGCACAATTGATGAGCTTGTTCTCTTTACAAATGCAATTCGAAG ATGGGATCTTGAGGCAATGGAAGGGCTACCTGAATACATGAGAATATGTTACATGGCACTGTACAATACTACTAACGAAATTTGCTACAAGATCCTCAAAGAAAATGGTTGGAGTGTCCTCCCATATCTAAAAGCAACG TGGATAGACATGATCGAAGGCTTTATGCTGGAAGCAAGCTGGTATAACAATGGTCAAGTACCAAACATGGAAGaatatgtagaaaatggtgttacaACAGCAGGAGCCTACATGGCCATGGTGCATCTATTCTTCCTCATAGGACAAGGGGTCACAGAGGAAAATGTAAAATTGTTGATGAAACCCTATCCTAAGCTCTTTTCCTGCTCGGGCAGAATTCTTCGACTTTGGGATGATTTAGGGACCGCAAAG GAGGAGCAAGAAAGGGGCGACCTTGCATCAAGCATACAACTATTCATGAGGGAGAACAACATAACATGTGATGAAGAAGGCAGAAAAAGAATCTTGCAACTCATAGATAATCTGTGGAAGGACCTCAACTGGG